One genomic region from Peromyscus eremicus chromosome 20, PerEre_H2_v1, whole genome shotgun sequence encodes:
- the LOC131896627 gene encoding zinc finger protein GLI4-like isoform X2 — translation MPSQAADLDLQDTEEVEVSRDTWHDSEWEPKKTRASLNSHSPGDGLASDGRALRGLLKSLPSMSECGDSLGQECTLEQPAALLPPGTTPCPRKRDAWRGVLLPQGAQGAEDSTEEAAELGSSLGGAPRGTKPHRCEACGKSFKYNSLLLKHQRIHTGEKPYACQECGKRFGSWWGFMQHHRIHTGEKPYECGQCGQAFSHSSHFTQHRRIHNGEKPYKCHECGHAFSQSSNLVRHQRLHTGEKPYVCSQCGKAFIWSSVLIEHQRIHTGEKPYACEDCGKAFRGRSHFFRHLRTHTGEKPFACGTCGKAFGQSSQLIQHQRTHYREQRTPQ, via the exons ATGCCTTCCCAGGCAGCAGACCTGGACCTCCAAGACACCGAGGAAGTGGAGGTCAGCAGAGACACCTGGCATG ACTCTGAGTGGGAGCCTAAGAAGACTCGAGCCTCTCTCAATTCCCACAGCCCTGGAGATGGGCTGGCCTCAGATGGAAGGGCACTGAGGGGCCTCTTGAAGAGTCTCCCCAGCATGTCTGAGTGTGGGGACAGCCTTGGCCAGGAATGCACCTTGGAGCAGCCAGCAGCCCTGCTGCCTCCAGGGACCACGCCCTGCCCTCGGAAACGGGATGCTTGGCGCGGGGTACTCTTACCACAGGGAGCCCAAGGGGCTGAGGACAGCACCGAGGAGGCTGCTGAGCTGGGCAGTAGTTTGGGTGGCGCGCCGCGGGGCACCAAGCCTCACCGCTGCGAGGCCTGTGGGAAGAGCTTCAAGTACAACTCCCTGCTGCTGAAGCACCAGCGCATCCACACGGGGGAGAAGCCGTACGCCTGCCAGGAGTGCGGCAAGCGCTTCGGGAGCTGGTGGGGCTTCATGCAGCACCACCGCATCCACACGGGCGAGAAGCCGTACGAGTGCGGCCAGTGCGGCCAGGCCTTCAGCCACAGCTCGCACTTCACGCAGCACCGGCGCATCCACAACGGCGAGAAGCCCTACAAGTGCCACGAGTGCGGCCACGCCTTCAGCCAGAGCTCCAACCTGGTGCGCCACCAGCGGCTGCACACGGGCGAGAAGCCCTACGTCTGCAGCCAGTGCGGCAAGGCCTTCATCTGGAGCTCGGTGCTCATCGAGCACCAGCGCATCCACACCGGCGAGAAGCCCTACGCGTGCGAGGACTGCGGCAAGGCCTTCCGGGGCCGCTCCCACTTCTTCCGGCACCTGCGGACTCACACCGGCGAGAAGCCCTTCGCCTGCGGCACCTGTGGCAAGGCCTTTGGCCAGAGCTCCCAGCTCATCCAGCACCAGAGGACGCACTACCGCGAGCAGCGCACACCCCAGTAA
- the LOC131896627 gene encoding zinc finger protein GLI4-like isoform X1, whose translation MSLSPLPPGSPCSSPEMPSQAADLDLQDTEEVEVSRDTWHDSEWEPKKTRASLNSHSPGDGLASDGRALRGLLKSLPSMSECGDSLGQECTLEQPAALLPPGTTPCPRKRDAWRGVLLPQGAQGAEDSTEEAAELGSSLGGAPRGTKPHRCEACGKSFKYNSLLLKHQRIHTGEKPYACQECGKRFGSWWGFMQHHRIHTGEKPYECGQCGQAFSHSSHFTQHRRIHNGEKPYKCHECGHAFSQSSNLVRHQRLHTGEKPYVCSQCGKAFIWSSVLIEHQRIHTGEKPYACEDCGKAFRGRSHFFRHLRTHTGEKPFACGTCGKAFGQSSQLIQHQRTHYREQRTPQ comes from the exons ATGAGCCTTAGtcccctgcctccaggctcccccTGTTCCAGTCCTGAGATGCCTTCCCAGGCAGCAGACCTGGACCTCCAAGACACCGAGGAAGTGGAGGTCAGCAGAGACACCTGGCATG ACTCTGAGTGGGAGCCTAAGAAGACTCGAGCCTCTCTCAATTCCCACAGCCCTGGAGATGGGCTGGCCTCAGATGGAAGGGCACTGAGGGGCCTCTTGAAGAGTCTCCCCAGCATGTCTGAGTGTGGGGACAGCCTTGGCCAGGAATGCACCTTGGAGCAGCCAGCAGCCCTGCTGCCTCCAGGGACCACGCCCTGCCCTCGGAAACGGGATGCTTGGCGCGGGGTACTCTTACCACAGGGAGCCCAAGGGGCTGAGGACAGCACCGAGGAGGCTGCTGAGCTGGGCAGTAGTTTGGGTGGCGCGCCGCGGGGCACCAAGCCTCACCGCTGCGAGGCCTGTGGGAAGAGCTTCAAGTACAACTCCCTGCTGCTGAAGCACCAGCGCATCCACACGGGGGAGAAGCCGTACGCCTGCCAGGAGTGCGGCAAGCGCTTCGGGAGCTGGTGGGGCTTCATGCAGCACCACCGCATCCACACGGGCGAGAAGCCGTACGAGTGCGGCCAGTGCGGCCAGGCCTTCAGCCACAGCTCGCACTTCACGCAGCACCGGCGCATCCACAACGGCGAGAAGCCCTACAAGTGCCACGAGTGCGGCCACGCCTTCAGCCAGAGCTCCAACCTGGTGCGCCACCAGCGGCTGCACACGGGCGAGAAGCCCTACGTCTGCAGCCAGTGCGGCAAGGCCTTCATCTGGAGCTCGGTGCTCATCGAGCACCAGCGCATCCACACCGGCGAGAAGCCCTACGCGTGCGAGGACTGCGGCAAGGCCTTCCGGGGCCGCTCCCACTTCTTCCGGCACCTGCGGACTCACACCGGCGAGAAGCCCTTCGCCTGCGGCACCTGTGGCAAGGCCTTTGGCCAGAGCTCCCAGCTCATCCAGCACCAGAGGACGCACTACCGCGAGCAGCGCACACCCCAGTAA